Proteins encoded within one genomic window of Candidatus Fermentibacter sp.:
- a CDS encoding glycosyltransferase family 2 protein yields the protein MTGQQASADRDSHSCSIPSCAVVTLNFNGAAFLADMIESVAPQLASTGSRLAVFDNGSTDGSDRLVEERFGGEEWFSIRRSPVNLGFAAGANEALSDLPEEVVVLANSDTVFLPGSLDALLQGLARHPRAALAGPKLLWPDGTLQPSMRDFPFPCALIREHMPFRSRLSAKYSNHASERRADWLVGAVMAIRTGMFRETGGFDTDYFFYHEETDLQYRFREKGMEVWFIPSSCVVHIEGGSAQAVYGRDTTLRYISAKLRFLRKHGSPLDAACFRLLMSAMHLGRAAVGIVRPGKALRDVRFSRSYCSEALKELRDVSSRSG from the coding sequence ATGACGGGCCAGCAGGCGTCCGCGGACCGAGACTCCCACTCCTGCTCGATACCCTCCTGCGCTGTTGTCACGCTCAACTTCAACGGGGCTGCGTTCCTGGCCGACATGATCGAGTCCGTGGCCCCGCAGCTCGCCTCCACCGGCTCGCGGCTCGCCGTGTTCGACAACGGCTCGACCGACGGCTCCGACCGCCTGGTGGAGGAGCGCTTCGGCGGGGAGGAGTGGTTCTCCATCCGCAGGTCGCCCGTCAACCTCGGCTTCGCGGCCGGGGCGAACGAGGCGCTCTCGGACCTGCCGGAGGAGGTAGTCGTACTGGCCAACAGCGACACCGTGTTCCTCCCCGGCAGCCTCGACGCCCTGCTGCAGGGGCTGGCCAGGCACCCGCGGGCGGCTCTGGCCGGGCCGAAGCTGCTGTGGCCCGACGGGACGCTGCAGCCCTCCATGCGCGACTTCCCGTTCCCGTGCGCGCTCATCCGGGAGCACATGCCGTTCCGCAGCCGCCTGTCGGCCAAGTATTCGAACCATGCCTCCGAGCGCAGGGCGGACTGGCTGGTGGGGGCCGTCATGGCCATCCGCACCGGCATGTTCCGCGAGACGGGCGGGTTCGACACCGACTACTTCTTCTACCACGAGGAGACGGATCTCCAGTACAGGTTCCGCGAGAAGGGGATGGAGGTCTGGTTCATCCCGTCGTCGTGCGTCGTCCACATCGAGGGGGGATCGGCGCAGGCGGTGTATGGACGGGATACGACGCTCAGGTATATATCCGCCAAACTCCGCTTCCTGCGGAAGCACGGCAGCCCTCTCGACGCTGCATGCTTCCGCCTCCTCATGTCGGCGATGCACCTGGGGAGGGCGGCCGTGGGGATCGTGCGGCCGGGGAAGGCGCTCAGGGACGTCAGGTTTTCGCGCAGCTACTGCTCGGAGGCCCTGAAGGAGCTCCGGGACGTTTCCTCCCGGAGCGGGTGA
- a CDS encoding carbamoyltransferase C-terminal domain-containing protein, with the protein MPAVLGFNCYKHDSAAAILVDGRLVAAAEEERFTRVKHDPGFPARAVDYCLKAAGLAASDLDCVAYYMVPSRVMAENLLFSRHYILERGGGNFLLAQLAGARKMSLAGATMKEHLGPGFRARTVFVDHHTAHAWAAWYCSGFENPAVLTMDGVGERDTSLLGDFEGPRLRRLSGSVYPDSPGVFYSAVTRHLGFEPDGDEYKVMGLSSYGEPEFVDLFRRMIRATPDGRIRVDTGLLDIRRGVHHASFPRAVQEVLGPPREPGGEMERRHENIAASAQRALEEVGLSLAKLLRKATGRDRLVIAGGVGLNCVMNGLIEREAGFSEIYPLPAPHDAGTSIGAAVAAHLSMFGGTPLETPPGMYLGPSYTETEIEAALIQSKQSYARPGDIHAETARLVADGNVVGLFQGRMEFGPRALGNRSILADPRRADMKDIVNSVVKQREGFRPFAPSCLEESAGEYFEGCRKSRYMISTYMVRPGKAEVIPAVTHVDNTSRVQTVTAETNQPYWRIIREFGALTGVPVVMNTSFNVKGEPIVESPVDALRCFWGTGLDALSIPPFLIVKSPR; encoded by the coding sequence ATGCCCGCAGTCCTGGGTTTCAACTGCTACAAGCACGATTCCGCTGCAGCCATACTCGTCGACGGCCGTCTGGTCGCTGCGGCGGAGGAGGAACGCTTCACCAGGGTCAAGCACGACCCGGGCTTCCCCGCCAGGGCGGTCGACTACTGCCTGAAGGCCGCCGGGCTCGCGGCATCCGACCTGGACTGTGTCGCCTACTACATGGTGCCGTCGCGCGTGATGGCCGAGAACCTGCTTTTCAGCAGGCACTACATCCTCGAGCGGGGGGGCGGCAACTTCCTCCTCGCCCAGCTCGCAGGCGCGCGCAAGATGTCGCTGGCGGGCGCGACGATGAAGGAGCACCTCGGCCCCGGGTTCAGGGCGCGGACCGTGTTCGTAGACCATCACACGGCGCATGCATGGGCGGCCTGGTACTGCTCCGGGTTCGAGAATCCCGCCGTCCTGACGATGGACGGCGTGGGCGAGAGGGACACGAGCCTCCTGGGCGACTTCGAGGGCCCGAGACTGCGCAGGCTCTCGGGATCGGTCTATCCCGACTCCCCCGGGGTGTTCTACAGCGCCGTGACACGCCACCTGGGCTTCGAGCCGGACGGCGACGAGTACAAGGTGATGGGTCTGTCCTCATACGGCGAGCCCGAGTTCGTCGACCTCTTCAGGAGGATGATCCGGGCCACGCCCGACGGCCGCATACGGGTGGACACCGGGCTCCTGGACATCCGCAGGGGGGTCCATCATGCCAGCTTCCCCCGCGCCGTGCAGGAGGTGCTGGGCCCGCCGCGCGAGCCGGGCGGGGAGATGGAGAGGCGTCACGAGAACATCGCAGCCTCGGCGCAGAGGGCGCTCGAGGAGGTCGGACTGTCCCTGGCGAAGCTCCTGAGGAAGGCGACCGGGCGCGACAGGCTCGTCATCGCAGGCGGCGTGGGGCTCAACTGCGTGATGAACGGCCTCATCGAGAGGGAGGCGGGCTTCTCCGAGATCTATCCGCTCCCCGCGCCGCACGATGCGGGCACCTCGATAGGAGCCGCGGTCGCCGCGCATCTCTCGATGTTCGGCGGAACACCGCTCGAGACGCCCCCGGGCATGTACCTGGGGCCGTCCTATACCGAAACGGAGATCGAAGCCGCGCTGATCCAGTCCAAGCAGAGCTATGCCAGGCCCGGGGACATCCACGCCGAGACCGCCCGCCTCGTGGCGGACGGGAACGTGGTGGGGCTCTTCCAGGGCAGGATGGAGTTCGGACCCAGGGCTCTCGGCAACCGCTCGATCCTCGCCGACCCCCGCAGGGCCGACATGAAGGACATCGTGAACAGCGTGGTGAAGCAGAGGGAGGGCTTCAGGCCCTTCGCGCCGAGCTGCCTCGAGGAGTCGGCCGGTGAGTACTTCGAGGGCTGCCGGAAGTCGCGCTACATGATCTCGACCTACATGGTACGCCCGGGGAAGGCCGAGGTGATACCCGCCGTCACGCACGTCGACAACACTTCCAGGGTCCAGACCGTGACCGCGGAGACGAACCAGCCCTACTGGAGGATCATACGGGAGTTCGGAGCCCTCACCGGGGTGCCGGTCGTGATGAACACATCCTTCAACGTGAAGGGCGAGCCGATCGTGGAGTCGCCGGTGGACGCCCTGCGCTGCTTCTGGGGCACCGGCCTCGACGCCCTCTCGATCCCCCCCTTCCTCATCGTCAAATCCCCCCGCTGA
- a CDS encoding PaaI family thioesterase — MHEGRGMGGGTGFAVNDDYCFVCGKDNPSGLRLSPRGEGGSCRLELVPPRETQGWAGVMHGGMVTAVLDEAMAYASMSLGGRYATAEISVCFRRPARTGIETVVTARVTESRGRLARASAEMLQEGEVVASGSASFILVGN, encoded by the coding sequence GTGCACGAAGGGAGAGGCATGGGCGGCGGGACGGGATTTGCGGTGAACGACGACTACTGTTTCGTGTGCGGGAAGGACAACCCGTCAGGCCTCCGGCTCTCGCCGAGGGGCGAGGGCGGCTCCTGCCGCCTCGAGCTGGTGCCGCCCAGGGAGACGCAGGGCTGGGCCGGCGTGATGCACGGGGGGATGGTGACCGCCGTTCTCGACGAGGCGATGGCCTATGCCTCGATGAGCCTGGGCGGGCGGTACGCCACGGCGGAGATATCGGTCTGCTTCAGGAGGCCCGCCAGGACGGGGATCGAAACCGTAGTCACGGCCCGCGTCACCGAGAGCCGGGGCAGGCTTGCCAGGGCATCGGCGGAGATGCTGCAGGAGGGGGAGGTAGTTGCTTCGGGCAGCGCGAGCTTCATCCTCGTCGGGAACTGA
- a CDS encoding sigma-54 dependent transcriptional regulator encodes MPLPSCTMPGPPRYITSPYHRERRAELVTILGRGTVLIVDSSAARASAVGAVASASGYSVISEPSARAALRRIVARSVNVVIAASDMADMHVGTFLESVRRANPSAGTVIYGRSVNAEDAVAWMKAGVTDVILDPDDASRIREAIGRAFALSASLSAEKPQAGQSSMAETPFIYRSRAIEELMTRVRKVAPVKATVLVTGESGTGKDLLARQIHALSGRTGPYLALNCAAIPETLLENELFGHERGAFTGAERASEGRFEAAGGGTLLLDEIGEIPPATQVKLLRALEEEQVTRLGGTRPIPTDVRLIAATNSDLAAKVREGGFREDLFYRLKVVELYIPPLRARRQDIPLLAVSFVREAAEKHGLPVPAVEPEALAILSGYSWPGNVRQLRNLMESLVIMSGQGIGPDDLPVEIRGSAARGSEVLQVELPRSLEEIENLVIERTLALAEGNRTRAAEMLGIGRRTLQRKLGGD; translated from the coding sequence ATGCCTCTCCCTTCGTGCACGATGCCCGGCCCTCCGAGATATATTACGAGTCCATATCATCGCGAGCGGAGGGCCGAACTGGTTACGATCCTCGGCAGGGGTACGGTTCTGATAGTCGATTCCAGCGCCGCCAGGGCGTCGGCCGTGGGCGCGGTGGCATCGGCCTCGGGGTACTCGGTCATCTCCGAGCCCAGCGCCCGGGCGGCACTCCGGCGCATCGTGGCCCGTTCGGTCAACGTCGTCATAGCCGCTTCCGACATGGCCGACATGCATGTGGGCACCTTCCTCGAATCGGTGCGAAGGGCCAACCCATCGGCCGGGACGGTCATCTACGGCAGGAGCGTCAACGCGGAGGACGCCGTGGCCTGGATGAAGGCCGGCGTCACCGACGTCATTCTCGACCCCGACGACGCTTCTAGGATACGCGAGGCCATAGGCAGGGCCTTCGCCCTCTCGGCGTCGCTGTCGGCCGAGAAGCCCCAGGCCGGCCAGTCCTCGATGGCCGAAACCCCGTTCATCTACCGCAGCCGCGCGATCGAGGAGCTCATGACGAGGGTCAGGAAGGTCGCCCCTGTGAAGGCGACCGTCCTAGTGACGGGCGAGAGCGGCACAGGGAAGGATCTCCTCGCCAGGCAGATCCATGCCCTGAGCGGCCGGACCGGGCCGTACCTGGCGCTCAACTGCGCGGCCATCCCCGAGACTCTTCTCGAAAACGAGCTGTTCGGCCACGAGCGCGGAGCGTTCACAGGCGCGGAACGCGCCTCGGAGGGCAGGTTCGAGGCCGCCGGCGGAGGCACCCTGCTCCTCGACGAGATAGGCGAGATCCCACCGGCAACCCAGGTCAAGCTCCTGAGGGCGCTGGAGGAGGAGCAGGTGACGAGGCTCGGAGGCACCCGGCCGATACCCACGGACGTCAGGCTCATAGCAGCCACGAACAGCGACCTGGCGGCGAAGGTGAGGGAGGGCGGCTTCCGGGAGGACCTCTTCTACAGGCTCAAGGTAGTGGAGCTCTACATCCCTCCGCTGAGGGCCAGGCGGCAGGACATCCCGCTCCTGGCAGTGTCCTTCGTGCGCGAGGCGGCCGAGAAGCACGGCCTGCCCGTCCCCGCGGTGGAACCGGAGGCTCTCGCGATCCTGAGCGGGTACTCGTGGCCCGGGAACGTCAGGCAGCTGCGCAACCTCATGGAGAGCCTCGTCATCATGTCGGGGCAGGGCATCGGCCCGGACGATCTCCCGGTGGAGATCAGGGGCAGCGCCGCCAGGGGCTCGGAGGTTCTGCAGGTCGAACTCCCCCGCAGCCTCGAGGAGATCGAGAACCTCGTCATAGAGAGGACGCTGGCGCTCGCGGAAGGCAATCGCACGAGGGCTGCGGAGATGCTGGGCATCGGCCGCCGCACCCTCCAGCGCAAGCTCGGCGGCGACTGA
- a CDS encoding sugar nucleotide-binding protein, with the protein MLRAARASSSSGTEPPRPILLLGSSGRLGTAFRRALEGTCRIVSRPGASLSAPGCAASLLGELRPDLVVNACAMSSPRDCLHDPAGALLANALLPRGLAGVCSSLGIPLVHFSTDLVYGGATPPYGERSPCVPRSIYGWTKLLGDLSVLSAHPDALVVRTSVLFGEVGASRRTFSEELLAGLVGSVHVDSWRNHTPVSWLPGAVMGAFGAGARGLLLVAGLHSLARSAFAEMLFAHLGRMDCPPAGYRPPGVPEDLSLDTSRFAQIMGDPPDPFQAFGIEYPQESPSTSARNLPV; encoded by the coding sequence TTGCTTCGGGCAGCGCGAGCTTCATCCTCGTCGGGAACTGAGCCCCCCCGTCCGATCCTGCTGCTGGGGAGTTCCGGCAGGCTGGGCACGGCCTTCAGGCGCGCCCTGGAAGGCACCTGCAGGATCGTCTCCCGCCCCGGCGCATCCCTTTCGGCGCCCGGATGCGCCGCCTCCCTGCTCGGCGAGCTGCGGCCCGACCTGGTCGTGAACGCCTGCGCGATGTCGTCGCCCCGTGACTGCCTGCACGACCCGGCAGGCGCCCTTCTCGCGAACGCACTGCTCCCCCGGGGGCTGGCGGGGGTCTGCAGCTCCCTGGGCATCCCTCTCGTCCACTTCTCGACCGATCTCGTGTACGGCGGAGCCACGCCCCCCTACGGCGAGCGGTCTCCCTGCGTCCCACGCTCCATCTACGGCTGGACGAAGCTGCTTGGCGACCTGTCGGTGCTGTCGGCCCATCCCGATGCACTCGTGGTGAGGACTTCCGTTCTCTTCGGCGAGGTGGGAGCCTCGAGGCGCACATTCTCGGAGGAACTGCTGGCGGGGCTCGTCGGGAGCGTCCATGTCGACTCCTGGCGCAACCATACCCCGGTGAGCTGGCTCCCCGGAGCGGTGATGGGGGCCTTCGGGGCGGGCGCCCGGGGGCTGCTCCTGGTTGCCGGGCTTCATTCCCTGGCGAGATCGGCGTTCGCGGAGATGCTGTTCGCGCACCTGGGCAGGATGGACTGCCCTCCTGCGGGCTACAGGCCGCCCGGGGTCCCCGAAGACCTGTCCCTGGACACGTCGCGGTTCGCGCAGATCATGGGGGATCCCCCCGATCCGTTCCAGGCCTTCGGGATCGAGTATCCTCAGGAGTCGCCGAGTACTTCCGCCAGGAATCTCCCGGTGTAG